The following are encoded together in the Vigna unguiculata cultivar IT97K-499-35 chromosome 2, ASM411807v1, whole genome shotgun sequence genome:
- the LOC114170299 gene encoding uncharacterized protein At4g15970-like — translation MSRATLPSNRRRFPATSYRRATGNFTTIMLPESALVFRRSIGAALFFLLVSFSCILLFRNADYSRISSSNHWGRVSAVFPSNDSVAISNEYSLENILNEAAMKDKTVILTTLNEAWAAPNSIIDLFLESFRIGDRTRWLLNHLVIVALDPKAFMRCQAIHSYCYLLATEAVDFHEEAFFMTPRYLKMMWRRIDFLRSVLELGYNFVFTDADIMWFRDPFPRFHRDADFQIACDHFTGSFSDVQNRPNGGFNFVKSNNRSIEFYKFWYSSQETYPGYHDQDVLNFIKVDPFITDLGLRMKFLDTVNFGGLCEPSKDLNKVCTMHANCCYGMNSKLHDLRIMLQDWKYYLTLAPSLKRLSIISWRVPQKCSLDSLKHPGAPEKSVQEN, via the exons ATGTCCCGCGCCACGCTCCCTTCCAACCGCCGACGATTTCCGGCCACATCTTACCGCCGCGCAACCGGTAACTTCACCACCATCATGTTGCCGGAATCCGCCCTCGTTTTCCGGCGGAGCATCGGTGCCGCACTCTTCTTCCTCCTCGTCTCTTTCTCGTGCATACTCCTCTTCAGAAACGCCGATTACTCTCGCATCTCCTCTTCCAATCACTGGGGTCGCGTATCTGCTGTTTTCCCGTCCAACGATTCCGTCGCG ATAAGCAATGAGTATTCACTTGAAAATATTCTGAATGAGGCTGCTATGAAAGACAAAACTGTTATCTTGACCACATTAAATGAAGCCTGGGCAGCACCAAATTCAATCATTGATCTATTCCTTGAGAGCTTTAGAATTGGAGATCGTACTCGCTGGCTTTTAAATCATTTAGTAATTGTTGCATTAGACCCGAAGGCTTTTATGCGTTGTCAGGCAATACACTCCTATTGCTATTTGCTTGCTACTGAAGCCGTTGATTTTCATGAAGAGGCATTTTTCATGACTCCTCGTTACTTGAAGATGATGTGGAGACGGATTGATTTCTTGCGCTCCGTTCTAGAGTTGGGGTACAATTTTGTGTTCACG GATGCTGATATTATGTGGTTTAGAGACCCGTTTCCTCGGTTTCACAGGGATGCAGATTTCCAGATAGCATGTGATCATTTCACTGGCAGCTTTAGTGATGTGCAGAACAGACCCAATGGAGGGTTCAACTTTGTAAAGTCCAATAATAGGTCAATTGAGTTTTACAAGTTCTGGTATTCTTCACAAGAAACCTACCCCGGCTACCATGATCAGGATGTCCTCAATTTTATCAAAGTTGACCCTTTCATTACTGATTTAGGACTGAGGATGAAATTCTTGGATACAGTTAATTTTGGTGGGCTTTGTGAGCCAAGTAaagatttaaataaagtttgcaCCATGCATGCAAATTGTTGCTATGGTATGAATAGTAAACTTCATGACCTTAGAATCATGCTTCAAGATTGGAAATATTATTTGACCTTAGCTCCAAGTTTGAAGAGGTTGTCAATTATTTCCTGGAGGGTACCTCAGAAATGCAG CCTTGATTCTCTGAAGCATCCCGGTGCACCAGAAAAGAGCGTTCAGGAGAATTGA